One genomic region from Cucumis melo cultivar AY chromosome 9, USDA_Cmelo_AY_1.0, whole genome shotgun sequence encodes:
- the LOC103483046 gene encoding glycosyl hydrolase 5 family protein-like isoform X2: MKGQQQWKNIALVCVFVMLISKTYSLPLSTNGRWIVDATTGQRVKLMCVNWPGHMQGMLAEGLHLRPLNDIAALVAKLRFNCVRLTYSIHMFTRHANLTVQQSFENFDLKNTIAGIAQNNPSILNMTLVQAYGAVVDSLAAHRIMVVSDNHISQPRWCCDNNDGNGFFGDRYFDPQEWLQGISLAAQSLKSKSQVVAMSLRNELRGPNQNVEKWFQYMSQGAKLIHQINPNALVVVSGLSYDTDLSFLKNRSMGFNLDNKLVFEAHLYSFTNNMGDFWMSKPLNTFCASVNQGFEDRAGFLVRGQSPIPLFVSEFGIDQTGVNEGQKRFLNCFFTYLTENDFDWGLWALQGSYYYREGVKNAEETFGVLDSTFAKAKNSKLFLQKFQLMQSKLQDPSSNLTTSFIMYHPLSGGCVRMNKKYQLGISSCKTSNRWSHEQDGAPIKLAGSILCLKAIGVGLPPILSQDCSSQQSIWKYGSNAKLQLATVDEQGQALCLQRASHSHQIVTNKCLCSNDSQCQEDPQSQWFTLVPSNLRRIN, from the exons ATGAAAGGACAACAACAATGGAAAAATATTGCTTTAGTTTGTGTTTTTGTGATGTTAATTTCTAAGACGTATTCGTTGCCGCTTTCAACCAATGGAAGATGGATCGTCGATGCCACAACAGGCCAACGTGTGAAGTTAATGTGTGTAAATTGGCCAGGACACATGCAGGGTATGTTGGCAGAGGGTCTTCATCTTAGGCCACTTAATGATATTGCCGCATTGGTAGCGAAGTTGCGGTTCAATTGCGTGCGTTTGACATATTCAATTCATATGTTCACACGCCATGCTAATTTGACTGTTCAACAATCCTTTGAGAATTTTGATTTGAAGAATACCATCGCAGGAATAGCGCAAAACAATCCTTCTATATTGAACATGACACTTGTTCAGGCGTATGGAGCAGTGGTTGATTCACTTGCTGCACATAGGATCATGGTAGTTTCTGATAATCATATAAGTCAACCAAGATGGTGTTGTGACAATAATGATGGCAACGGCTTCTTTGGAGATCGATATTTTGATCCTCAAGAATGGTTGCAAGGAATTAGTTTGGCAGCACAGAGCCTAAAAAGCAAATCACAa GTGGTGGCAATGAGCTTGAGAAACGAACTGCGAGGACCAAACCAAAACGTGGAGAAGTGGTTTCAATATATGAGCCAAGGAGCCAAGCTTATTCACCAAATTAACCCAAACGCTTTAGTAGTAGTTTCTGGATTGAGCTATGACACCGATCTTAGCTTCTTGAAGAATAGGTCAATGGGATTCAACTTGGACAATAAACTTGTATTTGAAGCTCATTTGTACTCCTTCACAAACAACATGGGTGATTTTTGGATGTCGAAGCCATTAAACACGTTTTGTGCTAGTGTCAACCAAGGATTTGAAGATCGAGCAGGGTTTCTTGTGAGAGGACAAAGCCCAATACCACTATTTGTTAGCGAATTTGGGATTGACCAAACAGGCGTAAATGAGGGTCAAAAACGATTCTTGAACTGCTTTTTTACCTATCTTACTGAGAATGATTTTGATTGGGGATTATGGGCATTGCAAGGTAGCTACTATTATAGAGAAGGTGTGAAAAATGCAGAAGAAACTTTTGGTGTCTTGGATTCCACTTTTGCAAAAGCAAAAAACTCTAAATTATTCCTCCAGAAGTTTCAACTTATGCAATCAAAACTTCAAG ATCCAAGTTCAAATCTCACAACATCATTCATAATGTACCATCCTCTTAGCGGTGGGTGTGTGCGAATGAACAAAAAATACCAATTAGGAATCAGTAGCTGTAAGACTTCTAACCGTTGGAGTCACGAACAAGACGGTGCTCCTATTAAGTTGGCAGGATCTATACTGTGTTTGAAAGCCATAGGAGTTGGGCTCCCTCCGATTCTCTCTCAAGACTGCTCAAGCCAACAAAGTATTTGGAAATATGGTTCAAATGCCAAATTGCAACTGGCCACTGTTGATGAACAAGGACAAGCCTTATGCTTGCAAAGAGCTTCTCATTCCCATCAAATTGTGACGAATAAGTGTTTGTGTTCTAATGATTCTCAATGCCAAGAAGATCCACAAAGCCAATGGTTTACACTTGTCCCATCAAATCTACGTCGCATTAATTGA
- the LOC103504655 gene encoding DEAD-box ATP-dependent RNA helicase 7: MDKKEKKMKNKALVEALASNDVFEQNADGLDLSDKKKKKSKSDKESKKRKAVEVADDGDRSETSSELGEPVNSRSKSGKEKKSSKKVKVVDSEDDDVEKEAENPNAVTRFRISEPLKAKLKEKGISSLFPIQAMTFDTVYDGSDLVGRARTGQGKTLAFVLPILESLVNGPFKSSRVTGYGRSPSVIVLLPTRELADQVFEDFKFYGRALGLDSCCLCGGMQYGPQEIALKRGVDIVVGTPGRVKDHINRNNIDLRSLKFRVLDEADEMLNMGFVDDVEFILGKVADVNKVQTLLFSATLPDWVKNITSRFLKASKKTVDLVGNEKMKASKDVRHIVIPCSDSERSQLIPDIIRCYSSGGRTIIFTETKESASELAGLLPGARPLHGDIQQSQRSVTISGFRSGKFLILVATNVAARGLDINDVQLIIQCEAPKDIEAYIHRSGRTGRAGNTGVAVTLYDPRKSGRIARIERDSGVKFEHLSAPQPIDIAKSAGASAAESVTQVSDSVIPPFKSAAEEMVNSSSLSAVELLAKALAKLSGYTEIKSRSLLTSMENHVTLILEPGKPIYSPSFAYSILRRFLPEEKVESVKGMSLTADGYSAVFDVKTEDLDAFLTGQANAADVSIEVLKSLPKLQDREQSRGGRFGGGGRGGFGDRRNGGSRFSGGRGGGRGGFSDRNNRFSGGRGRNFGGGGSRSSW; this comes from the exons ATGGacaagaaggagaagaagatgaagaacaaaGCTCTTGTGGAAGCCCTAGCTTCAAACGACGTTTTTGAGCAAAACGCTGACGGTTTGGATCTTTCcgataagaagaagaagaagagtaagTCCGATAAGGAGAGCAAGAAGCGGAAAGCTGTAGAAGTGGCTGACGACGGGGATAGGAGCGAGACGAGCTCGGAATTGGGCGAACCTGTGAATTCAAGGTCGAAAAGcggaaaggagaagaagagctCGAAGAAGGTGAAAGTGGTTGATTCTGAAGATGATGATGTGGAGAAGGAGGCTGAGAATCCGAATGCTGTTACTAGGTTTCGGATTTCTGAACCGCTGAAGGCTAAACTGAAGGAGAAGGGTATTAGCTCCTTGTTTCCGATTCAGGCTATGACTTTTGATACCGTATATGACGGGTCTGATTTGGTTGGTCGAGCCAGAACTGGACAG GGTAAAACGCTAGCGTTTGTCTTGCCCATCTTGGAGTCTTTAGTAAATGGGCCTTTTAAGTCATCACGAGTGACGGGATATGGAAGGTCTCCTAGTGTTATAGTACTTTTACCAACTAGGGAATTGGCTGACCAG GTGTTCGAGGACTTCAAATTTTATGGACGTGCATTAGGCTTGGACTCTTGCTGTTTATGTGGAGGAATGCAGTATGGCCCCCAAGAAATTGCATTAAAAAGGGGAGTTGACATAGTTGTTGGAACTCCTGGTCGTGTGAAG GATCACATTAACAGAAATAATATTGATTTGCGGTCTCTAAAGTTCAGGGTTCTTGATGAAGCCGACGAAATGTTGAACATGGGTTTTGTTGACGATGTTGAATTTATTCTTG GCAAGGTGGCGGATGTGAACAAAGTTCAAACACTTCTTTTCAGTGCCACTTTACCAGACTGGGTGAAGAAT atTACTTCTAGGTTCCTGAAGGCAAGCAAGAAAACTGTAGATCTTGTTGGCAATGAGAAAATGAAAGCCAGTAAGGATGTTAGGCATATTGTTATTCCCTGCTCTGATTCAGAGAGGTCTCAGCTCATTCCAGATATCATTCGATGTTATAGCAG TGGGGGCCGAACTATTATATTCACGGAGACTAAGGAATCTGCATCTGAGCTTGCTGGTCTTCTTCCTGGCGCACGGCCGTTGCATGGAGATATACAGCAGTCCCAACGTTCG GTTACCATATCTGGGTTCAGGTCAGGCAAGTTTCTGATATTGGTGGCCACCAATGTGGCAGCACGTGGATTGGATATCAATGATGTTCAGTTAATTATACAG TGTGAAGCTCCAAAGGATATAGAAGCTTATATTCATCGGTCCGGAAGAACAGGAAGAGCTG gcAATACTGGAGTTGCTGTGACATTGTATGATCCAAGAAAGTCAGGAAGAATCGCCAGGATAGAAAGAGATTCTGGTGTGAAGTTTGAGCACTTGTCTGCTCCTCAGCCTATTGACATAGCCAAATCTGCTGGAGCAAGTGCTGCAGAATCAGTAACGCAAGTGTCTGACAG TGTAATCCCACCTTTCAAATCTGCTGCGGAGGAGATGGTGAACAGCTCTAGTTTGTCTGCTGTGGAGCTACTCGCCAAGGCCCTTGCCAAGCTCTCT GGTTATACAGAGATAAAGAGTAGATCACTTCTGACATCAATGGAAAATCATGTCACTTTAATTCTAGAACCTGGGAAGCCTATCTATTCCCCATC ATTCGCCTACAGTATCTTGAGGAGGTTCTTGCCTGAGGAGAAGGTCGAGTCAGTGAAGGGCATGTCATTGACGGCTGATGGATACAGTGCTGTATTCGATGTTAAAACTGAAGATTTGGATGCATTTCTTACTG GCCAGGCTAATGCAGCCGATGTGAGTATAGAGGTGTTGAAATCTCTTCCAAAATTGCAAGATAGAGAGCAATCAAGAGGCGGAAGATTTGGTGGCGGTGGTCGTGGAGGGTTCGGCGATCGCAGAAACGGTGGTAGTAGGTTTTCAGGAGGAAGAGGAGGTGGTCGTGGAGGATTTTCCGACAGAAACAACAGGTTTTCGGGTGGAAGAGGTCGAAACTTCGGTGGTGGTGGCAGCCGTAGCAGTTGGTAA